aaaaacagtcttttatttaaggatagtgatcatgtggagccatttattatcacatagttgtttggcttcttttaaaatcagaatgataacagaaatcacccaaatggctctgatcaaaagaccaagagagatttcagccaaaactgccagaagaattgtttggggtacaatgaaaaacccacaggtaacctcaggagaaatacaggctgctctggaaaatgacggtatggttgtttcaaggagcacaatacgacaataattaaacaaaaatgagctgtatggttgagttgccagaaagaagcctttactgcgccaatgccacaaaaacgcccagttacaatatgcccgacaacaccttgacacgcctgacagcttctggcacactgtaatttggagtgatgagaccaaaatagagctttatggtcacaaccataagtgctatgtttggagaggggtcaacaaggcctatagtgaacagaataccatccccactgtgaagcatggtggtggctcactgatgttttggtggtGCATATTAATTTATGCACTCCATACTTGGTCGGGCTCCTTATACAGGAGTTACTGCATCACTGCAGCATGGCATGGAGCCAATCAGCCTGTGGTACTGCTGAGGTGTTGTGGAAGCCCAAGTTGCTTTAatagcggccttcagctcgtgtgtgttgtttggtctggtgtatctcattttcctcttgactaTACACCAAAGATTCtctatggggtttaggtcagttGAGTTGGCTGGTccatcaagcacagtaataccatggggagcaaaccagttaccagtcattttggcactgtgggcaggtacCAAGTCCtactggaaaaggaaatcagcatctccataaagcttgtcagcagattgaagcatgaagtgctctaaaatcccctggtagatggctgcattgactctggacttgataaaacacagtggaccaacaccagcagatgacatggctcCCAAATCattactgactgtggaaactttttTTCTGACTgtccacacttttcccttccagtcaactttccgtTAATGTGccttgatacagcactctgtaAACAGCCAatcctttcagcaatgaccccCTGTGACTGATCCTCCTCGTGGAGGGTGTCCGTGAGTGTCTTCTGGAAAACTGTCaaatcagcagtcttccccacgattgtggttgtgtgaactgaaccagactgagagatTGAAGACTCAGGGAGTTTTTGAAGACTTAGAGCTTTTcccaggttgacatttctgcatttttgtttattctaatattttgatatACTGGATTTTTAATTTCCATTAGCTGTAATCtttaatcatcaagattgaaagaaaaaaggcgtgaaatgtttcactttctgtgtaatgaatctagaatataatgaacttttccacaatgtGGTTCTAATTAAATAATTCATAGTGAGCACTAAATAAATATCTAATTGCAcaaggggttcacatactttcaagcagtaCTGTTTATACAGGGGACTGAGGGAGAAGTGCCTTGattaaatcaaaacatttctgcacACCCTTTCTAGCTAGTTTTCATGGCAAAGCAGACCGCTCTTTTTATCAATAACAACATGAACACTCCATGTGTAAATTACATCACCTTTGTTTTCACACCCAGGGTGCAGTGCAGTGTGAATGTTACCAATCCCGTGCAAACGCACCTACAGCGGTCCCTCAGGCCCAATGAAATGGCTCAGTCAGACGCCTACATTCAGGCACTCCACAATTACACTGAGTACCATATATTAATAGTAGCAGTGGGGTTGGTTGGAGTATAACGGGCAAAATGATTAAAGAAAAGATGAGAGGGTagctggagagagtgagagcttTAGTCATCCTCCTCTGCACCTCTGATATATTGGGAGGGGGTGGCGGCGGCATGGCAACCGGTTGCAAGCTGTCTGTCCGgagctccctccctccccgctGTGCGCCTTCTCTCCCGACGTAGCCGCCCTGCCTCAGCACCACTGGGAGAGGGGCTCCGCTGGCCCATGCATCGGCATGGGGGACTTGGACTCCGCTTGGGCCGAAGACGAGCCGAAGAAGCACTTGGCTGAGAGCGGGTGTGCTGTATGTGGATCCGGGGCGGTTAGGTGTAGTGTTGTGTTCAGCTGGGAAAGAATGGGTTTTTATGTCTCCCCACCTCATGCGatattactttttaatttttttattgcagaGATAAGGTGCTAAATATGCAATGCTAAAACTGTCTTACTTACTGGCGTGGTTCTGTCTACCTAGTGATTATTATTTCCTTTCAGTTGCCTCTGCATATTGCTAATTGTTTCCCTGCCTCATGCATTGCTTCTGCGAGTGCGAGCGCTTGTTTGTAGAACTGCTGTGTATTGCGGTGTACTATCTCCACATCTCTGTTTCACATATTTCAGTGGAGCCACCTGGCTTTGTTTTGAATGGTGTGTCTTTTCACAGGACGAGGGCTCTGTGAATGAGATCAGTATCACGCACCTCGTCAAGGAGGGCTCCGAACGGGCAGACCCTCGGCAGTTTGAGCTGCGCAAGGTCCTGGGACAAGGCTCCTTCGGGAAGGTACTGTGAGACGGTGGCGTGACGAGCCATTGGTCGGAATTTTTACCTAATATTATTCAAGTATTACTAATTTCCAGCACTCTGTGAACATTTGTCTACATGAGACTGACTGGCAGCTATCTGTTGTGACTAACGGCTGTACTGATGTGAATCGCTGGGGCTCTGTCATCTCCTGTCCAGGTGTTCCTTGTAAAGAAGGTAACGGGGCCTGATGCAGGGCAGCTCTATGCAATGAAAGTGCTGAAAAAGGCCACGTTGAAGGGTAGGCTACGGCGGTTCGGGCTGTTTTGTGTCGACTACTTTCCAACAGGCGTTGTCGTTATTCTGGTTGACCTGTACACAGCTGTTTTTTACTCATTTTCCCCTGCTTTCATGTCACCAGTGCGGGACAGGGTGCGCACCAAGATGGAGCGAGACATTCTGGTGGAGGTGAACCATCCTTTCATCGTCCGACTCCACTACGGTGAGTGAACACGCTGCATGACTCTCCTGTCTGACCTGATATTTTCACTCTTGAGGTATGCAGAGATTTTCTGGCAGTCAGAGTTGAATATGTAGCCACGGTTCTTCACAGCGTTCCAGACAGAGGGGAAGCTGTACCTGATACTGGACTTCCTCAGGGGAGGTGATCTGTTCACACGGCTATCGAAAGAGGTGCGAAAGATAATGATATTTTGAATGCGTTTTTTTATAGGGACGTTATTGCCTGTTTAGCTTGGAAATGAACATCCATGTAAGATCTGATTTGGGAGCGGATGTTTCTCAATAGGCGTGTTTTTTTAAACCCCTTCTGACCTCCTGACCTCCAGGTGATGTTCACAGAGGAGGACGTGAAGTTCTACCTGGCAGAGCTGGCACTGGCACTGGACCATCTGCACGGCCTGGGCATCATCTACAGAGACCTCAAACCTGAGAAGTACCTCCTACAATAATGCTTTAACATTGCTTCTTTACAATTACTCATTTCTCTTGCAATCAGCAACTTGGATAATAaacttgtctgttttttttattgaaatctaTTATATACATAATAGAAGTTGGGTTACAAATAGTTTATTTCCTGTAAGTGTTTCTGCTGGCGGATGTTGCATTTCTCTCTGAGATCCCTCTGTCCTTTACAGCATCCTGTTAGATGAGGAAGGCCATATTAAACTGACTGGTGAGTAATGCTCTGCCACTGTTACATGTTCCTCTTTCATATTCACACTCCACCTCACTTACACCACAGAGCAGAATAGGAAAGTGTTGTTATTATCATGAatgccctttcacttaatttgaAGAGCCTTTGGTTTGATTATGCTGCATTTCTGCTTGGCTATAAATATTGAAAGAACACGCCCATTCAGCTTAGCTCACTTAGACGCTCTTTTGTTTGTTCCAGACTTTGGCCTAAGTAAAGAGTCTATTGATCATGAGAACAAGGCCTACTCTTTCTGCGGAACAGTGGAGTACATGGCGCCAGAGGTTGTGAACCGTAGAGGCCACACCCTTAGCGCTGACTGGTGGTCGTACGGTGTGCTCATGGTAAGCACTGGAGATCCGCCACTTCCCTGTGAGGAGTTTAGTTTTAGTCTCCCATTTGTCCTAATATGGCCTGAATGGGCAGCTGTGTCCTATGGATCATGTTGCCGTTGGATGGGGTAAAACGGTGTTAAACTCTGTGTTCATCCCCAGTTTGAGATGTTGACCGGAACACTGCCTTTTCAAGGGAAGGATCGGAAGGAAACTATGACAATGATACTGAAGTACGTCCTTCTCCACTTGTCACATTTTCCTGGTCTAGTTTGACCAGgctgtttcaaatacttgttcataATTTGTTATCTGCTGAGCTAATTATTCTTTCTTGCGCTGCAGGGCCAAACTAGGAATGCCTCAGTTCTTGAGCCAAGAGGCCCAGTCTCTCCTACGTAACCTGTTCAAACGCAACCCAGGCAACAGACTAGGTAATAAATCCTTGTCACTGTAATGAAGCAGTAAGGCGTAAGGGTGTGTGGGTAATTGCCAATAAACCACGGGCAAGATCTGTTCTTAGGCATAACACATCACCATACACCACCAATCCCAGAGGCACCTTATCACAATTAAATCCCGCTTTATAATGCAATTcaaacagtgaaaataaatgttttatccaACATACCACAGCTTTCATCCAATTAGCATTCAGGGCTCAAATCACCCGGTTTATAATGCCAATCGTGGCACAACTTGTATGTTCTGAGAGGCTTAACACACAGAACATTTATTCTGTATTGAAATGTCTACCTCCCACCTGGGTGAGCCAGAGCAACTATTTGTCCCATAACACTCGCCACACATCAGTGGAGTgatataaatgaaaataaactaaATGAATTGAAATCTGGTTAGCAACTGTTTCTTGGCTGGACAGTCTGTCTCAGAGGATTGTGGTCTCTGGTGTGAGACCGGTGAGTTCTGTGACTCACTGTAGCTTTCAGATGCTGGGGAGACGATGATGAACAACGTCATGCTGGGAGCTCGTGGCTCGTTTCCTCCTCTGCTCGGCTGTGGTACTTTGTTTTGCGACATGTTGTCATTTTGTATCTTAAAAGAGCTTCTtgtctgaagaaaacaatcaccACATTTTCTTGGAACGGCAGCAACATTTTAGCAGAGGCATCATGTCGCTATTAATTGAACGGAAGGGAAACACTGGGGTGACCATGCTGGAAATATTGCAAGGACCCTTGGGTTAACACCACCTAATTATAAGTTGCAATGGGATACTTAGTTACCCAGAATGTCAGAACACTCATTAATGTCCCATCAAAAAGACTGCACCCTGTGCAGGGCAATGTCCCTTTCACTGCCACGAGGGATATAGATTTGATATGTAGACTGAAGGGAAGAGTGCCTCCTGatggccctccaacaccacttctaacagcatctggtctcccatccatGGGACTGCCTTGGAACGCAGTGTGGTATTATTACACAAGCGGCCAGAGCTGTGCTGATGTAATGCGTTGTTGTTGATGTGCTGATGTAATGCGTTGTTGTTGATGTGCTGATGTAATGcgttgttgttgatgttctgATGTAATGcgttgttgttgatgttctgatgtaatgtgttgttgttgatgacCTGGtgaaatatgttgttgttattggtgTTGGTGTTGCTGTCCTCTTGTTTTTGTCCTGATGTAATGTGGTGTTGTGGTTTTGGTTGTCTTGATCGAATGTGTTGTTGTGGTCcttatgaaatgtgttgttgtggtccttatgaaatgtgttgttgttgtccttatgaaatgtgttgttgtggtccttatgaaatgtgttgttgtggtCCTTGTGAAATGTGGTGTTGGTGTTTTTGTTGTCCTCATGGAAtatggtgttggtggtgttgtTGTCCTGATGGAATCTGGTGTTGGTGTTGTTGATGTCCTCATGTAATGTGTTGTTGATGTCCTCATGTAATTTTAAGGTGTTGTTGTTGACAGGTGCTGGTCCAGATGGAGTGGCAGAGATAAAGAGACATTCCTTCTTCTCCACTATAGACTGGAATGTACGTGTGCTTATTCATGTCTGCTATTGCTCTGTACTGTTATATATGTTACtccttgtttttgtgtattttgaacGCTAATCCCTTTTACTTGGTATGCCTGTAGAAATTATTCAGGAGAGAAATCCACCCTCCCTTTAAACCTGTGAGTGGCAGACCAGATGACACCATCTACTTTGACACTGAATTCACTGCAAAAACTCCACGGGGTAAATCCAGTTACTTTGGTGATTTGACAATATAGTTCCGTGTGTTTGTGAAATGTAGTGACACATTTGAAATGAGGACTGTCCCCTCAGACTCTCCCGGCTGTCCCCCAAGTGCCAGCGCCCACCAGCTGTTCCGAGGCTTCAGCTTTGTGGCCATCTCTGAGGAGGAGAGTGTTCCAGCACACACCTCCAACGTCAACACGACCACCATACCGGTAATAAACACACATTATGGTATATGAACCTTGCCAGTATTATTTGGTTGAGTGTGGACATTACAGAATGGGGCTCTATGTCTCTGCCCCTTCAGCATCTCCACAGAAACACAGCCCTGTTCACCGACGTCTACGACGTGAAGGAGGACATTGGTGTGGGCTCATACTCCATATGCAAACGCTGCGTTCAGAAGAGCAACCGGATGGAATATGCTGTAAAGGTGAGCTGTAAGGCCGTCATTGAACACAGTCAGTGTCTCAGTCCGGGGCCACACTCGCTAGAATGCTATGATTGTCTTGGTATGACGATATGATGGTCTTGGTATGATGGTCTTGGTATGACGGTATGATTGTCTTGGTATGACGGTATAATTGTCTTGGTATGACGGTATAATTGTCTTGGTATGACGGTATAATTGTCTTGGTATGACTGTATAATTGTCTTGGTATGACGATATGATTGTCTTGGTATGACGATATGATTGTCTTGGTATGACGATATGATTGTCTTGGTATGACGGTATAATTGTCTTGGTATGACGGTATAATTGTCTTGGTATGACGGTATAATTGTCTTGGTATGACTGTATAATTGTCTTGGTATGACGGTATAATTGTCTTGGTATGACTGTATGATTGTCTTGGTATGACGATATGATTGTCTTGGTATGATGATATGATTGTCTTGGCATGACTGTAAGATTAGGTGTATGATGGTTTCTACTGCCGTTGTCACACCAGATCATCAGTAAGGCCAAGAGGGACCCCACAGAAGAGGTGGAGATTCTCATGCGCTATGGACAGCACCCGAACATCATCACCCTCAAAGATGTAAGTCCTAACGCCAGCAGTACGCAAATAAATCAAGCACCATCGTTGGCCTTCAAACCCAAGTTCACCAACGCCACAGTAAGATGGTGATATGACTAAAGATTTGCATGTTTTGTTGTCATGGATTGGCCAGTTTGACTCATTTCTAAGAGAGTCAATTTGCTTAATGTTCCCATTGTTTTGGAATCCTGTTGTATAATTGAGTCCTGTTAGTTGTGAGCTTCTCTCGGGGTGACGTGTGAGGTGTTGTCGTGACTAGGTATATGAAGACGGACGTTCCGTGTACGTGGTGACCGAGCTGATGAAAGGAGGGGAGCTGCTGGACAAGATTCTCAGACAGAAGTTCTTCTCTGAGAGGGAGGCCAGTGCAGTTCTCCACACCATCACCAAAACAGTGGAGTACCTGCATGTACAGGGGGTAAGCattcatcatcaccatcaaACTGATTTTCTGTGACCTGGAGCTGTTGGCTTCTTTCAGTTCACTGTATATAGGGCATTTTCCAACAACAACAGGAGCTACCTAGTTGAGAGCAGGTATAAGGCGCTGCATTATTGCAAAATAGGTTTTTCTCATGGTGGCGGCAGACTGACTGTGCCCGGGACTCGTATGTTGGTTCCAACTTGCTTCCTGGATGTGCAAATGATAAGAAGGAAAACGTTCCTGCGGGAAATTACTTCAACAAGACATTGAAACTTGTTGATACCAACTACcagagatgggcaaagatacatcaaaatgtattttaaaataaatatttttaaatgtaatgtaaatttttatcaaaataaactaccaAATACATCAGCCACACcttgtatcaaaataaactactgtatttaaaaaggagcatgaaatcactttgcaaaccttccatctatcggcctatttgatctgtcccttcaacAGTACAttgactcagttgattaagtagacaacgtttcatagcaacagcttttctctgcctaacGAGTCATAT
This genomic window from Esox lucius isolate fEsoLuc1 chromosome 7, fEsoLuc1.pri, whole genome shotgun sequence contains:
- the LOC105027683 gene encoding ribosomal protein S6 kinase alpha-3 isoform X2; the protein is MDDSMGDDDTAGNDEGSVNEISITHLVKEGSERADPRQFELRKVLGQGSFGKVFLVKKVTGPDAGQLYAMKVLKKATLKVRDRVRTKMERDILVEVNHPFIVRLHYAFQTEGKLYLILDFLRGGDLFTRLSKEVMFTEEDVKFYLAELALALDHLHGLGIIYRDLKPENILLDEEGHIKLTDFGLSKESIDHENKAYSFCGTVEYMAPEVVNRRGHTLSADWWSYGVLMFEMLTGTLPFQGKDRKETMTMILKAKLGMPQFLSQEAQSLLRNLFKRNPGNRLGAGPDGVAEIKRHSFFSTIDWNKLFRREIHPPFKPVSGRPDDTIYFDTEFTAKTPRDSPGCPPSASAHQLFRGFSFVAISEEESVPAHTSNVNTTTIPHLHRNTALFTDVYDVKEDIGVGSYSICKRCVQKSNRMEYAVKIISKAKRDPTEEVEILMRYGQHPNIITLKDVYEDGRSVYVVTELMKGGELLDKILRQKFFSEREASAVLHTITKTVEYLHVQGVVHRDLKPSNILYVDESGNPESIRICDFGFAKQLRAENGLLMTPCYTANFVAPEVLKKQGYDAACDIWSLGVLLYTMLTGFTPFANGPEDTPEEILARIGSGKFSLTGGYWNSVSAEAKDLVSKMLHVDPHQRLTAAQVLRHPWIVNKDQLPKYQLNRHDAPHLVKGAMAATYSALNMHVPPVLDPVGRSSLAQRRGVKKLTSTAL
- the LOC105027683 gene encoding ribosomal protein S6 kinase alpha-3 isoform X1; translation: MPLAQFGADPWQKMALGNSETEVMDDSMGDDDTAGNDEGSVNEISITHLVKEGSERADPRQFELRKVLGQGSFGKVFLVKKVTGPDAGQLYAMKVLKKATLKVRDRVRTKMERDILVEVNHPFIVRLHYAFQTEGKLYLILDFLRGGDLFTRLSKEVMFTEEDVKFYLAELALALDHLHGLGIIYRDLKPENILLDEEGHIKLTDFGLSKESIDHENKAYSFCGTVEYMAPEVVNRRGHTLSADWWSYGVLMFEMLTGTLPFQGKDRKETMTMILKAKLGMPQFLSQEAQSLLRNLFKRNPGNRLGAGPDGVAEIKRHSFFSTIDWNKLFRREIHPPFKPVSGRPDDTIYFDTEFTAKTPRDSPGCPPSASAHQLFRGFSFVAISEEESVPAHTSNVNTTTIPHLHRNTALFTDVYDVKEDIGVGSYSICKRCVQKSNRMEYAVKIISKAKRDPTEEVEILMRYGQHPNIITLKDVYEDGRSVYVVTELMKGGELLDKILRQKFFSEREASAVLHTITKTVEYLHVQGVVHRDLKPSNILYVDESGNPESIRICDFGFAKQLRAENGLLMTPCYTANFVAPEVLKKQGYDAACDIWSLGVLLYTMLTGFTPFANGPEDTPEEILARIGSGKFSLTGGYWNSVSAEAKDLVSKMLHVDPHQRLTAAQVLRHPWIVNKDQLPKYQLNRHDAPHLVKGAMAATYSALNMHVPPVLDPVGRSSLAQRRGVKKLTSTAL